Proteins encoded within one genomic window of Apis mellifera strain DH4 linkage group LG1, Amel_HAv3.1, whole genome shotgun sequence:
- the LOC113219103 gene encoding probable mitochondrial import inner membrane translocase subunit Tim17 1, whose protein sequence is MEYNREPCPWRIMDDCGGAFTMGAICGTLFQSIIGFRNAPSGFQRRFYGGIMTVKNRVPQISGNFAIWGCLFSAIECTLIHFRSKEDPWNSILSGALTGGVLAARTGIPSMIGSATVGGIFLALVEGFGIMATRLHADAFAHHMQMYEMENLPEFHGLPPRARLGFTGAPVSTESVTVTRQVNGNGMEVDRISKGR, encoded by the exons ATGGAATACAATCGCGAACCGTGCCCCTGGAGGATAATGGACGATTGCGGTGGTGCCTTCACCATGGGCGCCATTTGCGGCACACTTTTCCAA AGTATCATAGGATTTCGGAACGCGCCATCCGGCTTCCAACGAAGATTCTACGGCGGTATAATGACGGTGAAAAACCGGGTGCCGCAAATATCCGGCAATTTCGCAATTTGGGGCTGCTTGTTCTCGGCGATCGAGTGCACCCTGATACATTTCCGCTCGAAAGAGGACCCATGGAACTCGATACTGAGTGGCGCTCTCACCGGTGGCGTGCTGGCAGCCAGAACTGGAATCCCGTCTATGATAGGCAGCGCCACCGTCGGCGGAATCTTCTTGGCGCTCGTCGAAGGATTCGGGATAATGGCGACCAGGCTGCACGCGGACGCGTTCGCTCACCATATGCAGATGTACGAGATGGAGAACCTTCCGGAATTTCACGGACTTCCGCCCAGGGCGAGATTAGGTTTCACCGGCGCCCCCGTAAGTACGGAGAGTGTGACTGTGACGAGGCAGGTTAATGGGAACGGTATGGAGGTTGATAGGATTAGCAAGGGTAGAtga